The Spirosoma oryzicola region CTTCGACTGCCAAATCAACTACAGGAGGTGCCATCGTGTCGTCTCAGGATTCCATAAGCTACAGCATTGGTCTTTTTATGGCCCAGAACCTGAAACAACAGGGCATGACCGAGCTGAATAACGACCTGCTGACGCGTGGTCTTCAGGATGCATTGAGTGGTCAAAAAACGCAATTGACGCAGGAGCAGGCCGGGCAGATTCTAAATGCCTACGCTCAAAAGCAATACGCCATCCGTAACGCTGAAGGGCAGAAAGCATCGGCCGAAAACAAAAAAATCGGGAGTGCTTTTCTGACTGAGAATAAAGCAAAATCGGGCGTTGTTACGACAGCCAGCGGATTGCAGTATTCTGTTGAAAAAGAAGGTACAGGTGCTAAACCAACTGCCACGGATCGGGTTAAAGTACATTACACGGGCCGCTTACTTGATGGTAAAGTATTTGATAGTTCAGTAGAACGTGGTCAGCCAATGGAATTTGGTGTGAATGAAGTGATTAAAGGTTGGACCGAAGCGCTTCTGTTGATGCCGGTCGGTTCAAAATGGAAACTATTCATTCCTTCAGATTTAGCCTATGGTGACCGGGGGGCCGGTGCTGACATCAAACCGGGCTCGACATTGGTGTTTGATGTCGAATTGCTTGATATAGTTAAACAATGAGGGAATGGCGAATAAATAAATGAGCGCCGACAGTCTGAACAGACAATTGCTGGCTCATTTACTTATTCGCCCGTTCGCGACTAATCTGGGTAATGTAGATGAAGAAGTATCTGGTGACCCTATTGCCCGTGCTGATGCTGAGTTTTCAGCCGGATTCTCCTTCTGGAGCTTACACTCCAGGCGGTGCGCCCCTTTCAGGTGGCCAAACCTCGTCTCCCAATGACGATTTGAAACCGTCTATTTCGCAGGAGAAGGTGGAAACGCTGGTAGCTAAGCTATTAACGACCTACCATTACCGCAAAGTAAGACTGAATGACTCGCTGTCGTCCGTTGTTTGGGACAATTATCTGAAAGAAGTAGATGGTAGCAAAACCTATCTATTGGCGTCAGACGTAGCGGCTTTTGAGAAATATCGTTATCAGATTGATGACGCCTTGGTTAACGGCGATCTGACAGCGGCCTACGACCTGTACAACGTCTTCCGCAAGCGGTACCAGGAACGTAGCGAATTCATTAAAGAGCAGCTCAAAAAACCGTTGAGCTTCACGACGGATGAGACGTTCAATACGGATCGTGAAAAAGCGGTCTGGCCAAAAACGGCAGAAGAACAAAACGAACTGTGGCGGAAAATCCTGAAAAACCAGGAGCTGGAGCTTCGTCTAGGCAATCGTAAAGACAGCGCCGTAGTCGCTCTGATGACCCAGCGGTACACGAATCTTGATAAGGCGATCAACCGGATCAAGAGCGCCGATGTATTTCAGATGTATATGAACTCGTTTGCCGAAGCGCTTGACCCTCACACGAACTATCTTTCGCCCACAAACGCGGATCGCTTCAACCAGGAGATGAGCCAGTCGCTGGAAGGGATCGGTGCGATGCTTCGGGAAGATGGTGATTACATTCGTATCACGGACATTCTGCCGGGCGGTCCAGCTTTCAAAAGCAAGCTGCTCAACAAAGACGATAAGATTGCCGGCGTTGCGCAGGGCGATAACGGGCCGATGGTTAACACCATGAACTGGCAGGTCGATGATGTAGTCAAGCTTATCAAAGGACCGAAAGGCACGATTGTGCGGTTGCAGGTTATTGCTCCTAACGCATTAGCTGGTGCGCCACCGAAAGAAATCCGACTGGTACGGGAGAAGATCAAGCTGGAAGAGCAGCGAGCTAAAAAAGAAGTCATCGAGGTTTCCGATAACGGTCGGGCATTCAAAATCGGTGTTATCAACATTCCGATGTTCTACCGTGATTTCGAGGGAGCCCGCAAGCGCGAAGAAGGATTCAGCAGCACAACGAGTGACGTGAAGAAATTCGTGGAAGAGCTGAAAGGCGAGAAAGTAGACGGTATTGTTATCGACCTGCGCGACAACGGAGGTGGATCGCTTACCGAAGCTATTAACCTCACCGGTCTGTTTATTCCCAAAGGGCCCGTTGTTCAGGTTCGCGAGTCATCGGGTGAAACAGAAGTTTACACCGATCCCGATCCGTCTGTGGCTTACGATGGCCCAATGGCTGTGCTGGTAAACCGATTCAGTGCTTCAGCGTCTGAAATCTTTGCTGCGGCTATTCAGGATTACAAACGGGGCGTTATTGTGGGTGGACAGACCTTCGGTAAAGGTACGGTTCAAACATTGATCGATTTAAACCAGTGGCTGCCTAAAGAGCCGGAAAAAGTTGGTCAGGTGAAAATGACGATCCAGAAGTTTTATCGGATAAATGGTAGCAGTACGCAACACCGGGGTGTTACGCCAGACATCGAGCTGCCATCCGCTTTCTCGGCTGAAGAGTATGGCGAAAGCTCGCAGCCAAGTGCGTTGCCTTGGGATCAGATCAATTCGACGCGTTATGAGCAGTCACGTGGCCTCGACGATAAAATCCTGGCTCGTCTGCGGGATCGCTTTGATCAGCGACTTAAATCCGATCCGGAGTTGAAGCAACTGGCGCAGGATCTGGCCGATTTCAAAAAGGCAAAGGAGAATACGGTTGTGTCGTTACAGGAAACGAAACGTCGGAAAGAACGGGAAGAGGCAGAACGCAAACGCACTGCTGCGAACAAGGTCTCTCAGATAACGGCTACTGTTGATGAAACCGGAACGCCGACTCCGAAGAAAAAGAAAGATTTGTATCTGACTGAGGCTGGTTTAGTGCTCGCTGATTACATCTTGGCAGCCAACAAATAAGCGAGTCAGGTTGTGTTGCCCCAGTAAAACGAAAACCCCGCGTAGCAAACTGTTACGCGGGGTTTTCGTTTATTGACATAAATCGTATTTCTACATGTGGTACTTCCTTATAAAACAGGCTACCCTCGAAACAAAACAATATCAGGCGCTGCAGAAAAAAGCCTCGCTGACGGAAGTTGAGCTATTCAACGAACCTTACGAAAACTGGTACGTATTCACGGTTGAGAAAGACCGGCACCGTGAGTTTATGGACTATCTGGACCTTGAAGGCATCAGCTATGATTTGAACGCTGATCGACCAACCCGAGAAGAAATGCTGGCCGGAATGCGCTAAGCCATAACGCTACTTCTTCCAAGCAAGGGCATTGACATTGGCTCCAATCTTCTTTCCTTCGGTTAATCCCGTCTCATTGTCCTGACGGGTGTGAATGTTTCCGTAAAAGCGGGAGTCTGCCGATTCCTGCGCGGACTCGACAAACGATTTGAACGAGCGGGCTTTAAACTCAACGTTCCGACTGGCATCCTTTGCCCGACCGACGTGCGAATCATCTGTGAAAGCGAAACTCTCGCCGTACAAGTCAGTCAACACGATAGCGGCTGACGACGACTGCGTAGCGTGACCTGAAGGATAGCCGGGGAAGGGGGGAGCTGGCCAGAATGGAACCCAGGCCGGATCAATGGCCAGCCGAGCATAGGTGTAGGGCCGAAGGTTATTGAACAAATATTTACACCGCCAGCATAATACGAACGCATCAGAGACTGCGATACCTGTTCTGGCAAACGTTTCGGCGGCTTTCGCCAGATCTGCTTTAGCCGTCTTAACAGTAATGTTGGCGATGCTGTACGAATGACCAGGTGGTGTGAACGTTTCAGCAGGATTATCGGCCCACCATACGGCAATCTCCTTTTCTGTCTGGGTCAAGTTTTTCGATTTTACATATACATCCAGATACTGTGCGAACATTGCTGACTTCACATCCGTCGAATAGGGTAGCGGTTTAGGCATCGGCAAGTCCATATTTGCTTTGACAAACGTTCGGTTCTTCCCCCAGTAAGGCTGCATCGGAATCTTCTGTCCGTTTTCTGTCGTTTGCCAAAGTCCCGGCCCCGTCGGTACGACATAGCTGGTCGGAAAATTTCGGCTATAGCCCTCATGTCCCCCGTCGGTTTTAGACCATTCAAACAACGCATTGGCTACATTCTGCCCAAACGTTACAGAACGTTGATTGACGCCCTCGTCTGAGCCCTTAAAGTCGGCGTACAGCGTTTTTTCGAGCGCGTCGATGGCTGACTTGTTCGCAGTCGAGGCCGTTGTGTACAGGCTACGTAAGATCGTTGCTTCGGCAGCATTGGCGCAAAGTGCCCAGTTATATTCCTTGGCGTCGGGCTTGGGGAGGGTTGTTAAGCCCTGAAGTTGACCCGCCAGCGACCTGTGATCCGTTATGCCGGGAACAACCGCTTCGTACATAGCCAGACCAGCGTAACCAAACGCTCGGGAAGCTACTGGTGGACTAAAGCCAGGTGTTGTCATTGTCAGCTTCAGTTGAAGGACTGCCCACTGGCTAGCAACATCGGCATTGTATTGATTGGCTGGTTTACCGCTTGGTGCGTTGGCATCCGGTTGAGTTGGTTCAACAGGCTGAAGGCGGCACGCTTGAAGAATAGCTAAAATTAGTAGCGGTACCCATGCTCTGCGCAGCACACGCAAAGACACCAGTTTGTCCACTAGAACTAACGGTAAATAATCGTTCATAAGCTACGGATAAGGACATGATCTTGGATCAAGTGCCTAGCTGATCCGTCAGCAAAAAATTTGCCAGATGCAGATTAATATTCCTGTTTTGCGTTTGCGAACTGGCAAAGGGGCCGACTTTCAGAGTAAATTTGATTTCTCAATTCTCATTGTCCATGCGTATTCCCGAAGAAACAGTTGAGCGAATCCGCCAGTCGGCTGATATTCTCGAAGTTATTAATGACTTTGTCTCTCTAAAGAAGCGCGGCAGTAATTACATCGCCTGTTGCCCG contains the following coding sequences:
- a CDS encoding FKBP-type peptidyl-prolyl cis-trans isomerase, with amino-acid sequence MKFNQWMLAGVASAVFVASAATAQVKKPAVKRPATGVKPASTAKSTTGGAIVSSQDSISYSIGLFMAQNLKQQGMTELNNDLLTRGLQDALSGQKTQLTQEQAGQILNAYAQKQYAIRNAEGQKASAENKKIGSAFLTENKAKSGVVTTASGLQYSVEKEGTGAKPTATDRVKVHYTGRLLDGKVFDSSVERGQPMEFGVNEVIKGWTEALLLMPVGSKWKLFIPSDLAYGDRGAGADIKPGSTLVFDVELLDIVKQ
- a CDS encoding carboxy terminal-processing peptidase, encoding MKKYLVTLLPVLMLSFQPDSPSGAYTPGGAPLSGGQTSSPNDDLKPSISQEKVETLVAKLLTTYHYRKVRLNDSLSSVVWDNYLKEVDGSKTYLLASDVAAFEKYRYQIDDALVNGDLTAAYDLYNVFRKRYQERSEFIKEQLKKPLSFTTDETFNTDREKAVWPKTAEEQNELWRKILKNQELELRLGNRKDSAVVALMTQRYTNLDKAINRIKSADVFQMYMNSFAEALDPHTNYLSPTNADRFNQEMSQSLEGIGAMLREDGDYIRITDILPGGPAFKSKLLNKDDKIAGVAQGDNGPMVNTMNWQVDDVVKLIKGPKGTIVRLQVIAPNALAGAPPKEIRLVREKIKLEEQRAKKEVIEVSDNGRAFKIGVINIPMFYRDFEGARKREEGFSSTTSDVKKFVEELKGEKVDGIVIDLRDNGGGSLTEAINLTGLFIPKGPVVQVRESSGETEVYTDPDPSVAYDGPMAVLVNRFSASASEIFAAAIQDYKRGVIVGGQTFGKGTVQTLIDLNQWLPKEPEKVGQVKMTIQKFYRINGSSTQHRGVTPDIELPSAFSAEEYGESSQPSALPWDQINSTRYEQSRGLDDKILARLRDRFDQRLKSDPELKQLAQDLADFKKAKENTVVSLQETKRRKEREEAERKRTAANKVSQITATVDETGTPTPKKKKDLYLTEAGLVLADYILAANK
- a CDS encoding vanadium-dependent haloperoxidase, translating into MNDYLPLVLVDKLVSLRVLRRAWVPLLILAILQACRLQPVEPTQPDANAPSGKPANQYNADVASQWAVLQLKLTMTTPGFSPPVASRAFGYAGLAMYEAVVPGITDHRSLAGQLQGLTTLPKPDAKEYNWALCANAAEATILRSLYTTASTANKSAIDALEKTLYADFKGSDEGVNQRSVTFGQNVANALFEWSKTDGGHEGYSRNFPTSYVVPTGPGLWQTTENGQKIPMQPYWGKNRTFVKANMDLPMPKPLPYSTDVKSAMFAQYLDVYVKSKNLTQTEKEIAVWWADNPAETFTPPGHSYSIANITVKTAKADLAKAAETFARTGIAVSDAFVLCWRCKYLFNNLRPYTYARLAIDPAWVPFWPAPPFPGYPSGHATQSSSAAIVLTDLYGESFAFTDDSHVGRAKDASRNVEFKARSFKSFVESAQESADSRFYGNIHTRQDNETGLTEGKKIGANVNALAWKK